One window from the genome of Bacillus weihaiensis encodes:
- a CDS encoding lipopolysaccharide biosynthesis protein, translated as MSFFKNSLWSFINVTGMQMIAILTNIVLARILYPEIFGVLGMAMVFTGFVIIFQEAGLSSYIIYEKKLTKSIISTSFWLNIILSSLLFLLMYILAKPISIFYETPEVAVVIKYIAIGLFLGSFGITSKALLMKEKKFSYTASVDLIAELVASVFSILLAIKGYELLAISTRFIIRPTLQSIIYLVIKGKQVLGGFSIDSLKIIFPYSWKVLGTQTFSYINNNIDYLMIGKLLGSVSLGFYTIAFQWSILARFYISGALSKVAFAEIATIQNDISKVRHLYLYLLKQVSFLTLPICIGLVVVSTEFITVVYGMEWERSIPVLQILLISGAITSLGALGGPVIRGLGKPEIEMKLTMFSLVLFVIFVYIGSFYGLIGIAFAELIRVLIVDSIKLRIIKNMIGTSYKSIFYSFSKNLISTIVMSIIVVFVASLLNINPIVDLVILILIGVTIYILMTFLINREMMDWVIKKAKSILKR; from the coding sequence ATGTCTTTTTTCAAAAACTCACTATGGTCATTTATAAACGTTACAGGTATGCAAATGATAGCAATTTTAACAAATATCGTATTAGCTAGAATACTGTATCCTGAAATATTTGGTGTTTTAGGAATGGCTATGGTTTTCACTGGATTTGTAATTATTTTTCAAGAGGCGGGTTTGAGCTCTTACATCATATATGAAAAAAAACTGACCAAGTCTATTATAAGTACTAGCTTTTGGTTAAATATCATACTTTCAAGTCTGTTATTTTTATTAATGTATATTCTGGCTAAACCTATATCAATTTTTTATGAAACTCCAGAAGTAGCAGTAGTAATAAAATACATAGCAATAGGGCTATTTTTAGGGTCTTTTGGTATCACTAGTAAAGCCTTGCTTATGAAAGAGAAAAAGTTCTCTTATACAGCTAGTGTGGATTTAATAGCGGAGTTAGTAGCAAGTGTTTTTTCTATTCTTTTAGCGATAAAGGGCTATGAATTACTAGCAATTTCAACAAGATTTATTATAAGACCAACATTACAATCCATTATCTATCTGGTTATCAAAGGAAAACAAGTGCTTGGTGGATTTTCTATCGATTCACTGAAGATTATCTTTCCTTATAGCTGGAAAGTCCTTGGTACACAAACATTTAGTTATATAAATAATAATATTGATTATTTAATGATCGGTAAGTTACTCGGAAGCGTAAGTTTAGGATTTTATACTATTGCCTTTCAATGGTCAATACTTGCAAGGTTTTATATATCAGGTGCTCTTAGTAAAGTGGCATTTGCTGAAATAGCAACTATACAAAATGATATTAGCAAAGTTCGTCATTTGTATTTATATTTACTTAAACAAGTATCTTTCCTGACACTTCCTATATGTATTGGATTGGTAGTAGTTAGTACAGAATTTATTACAGTCGTGTATGGAATGGAGTGGGAGAGATCTATACCAGTCTTGCAAATTCTGTTAATTTCGGGAGCAATTACATCCCTCGGTGCTCTAGGTGGTCCTGTAATTAGGGGATTGGGAAAACCTGAAATTGAAATGAAGCTAACTATGTTTTCCTTAGTGCTTTTTGTTATTTTTGTCTATATAGGTTCATTCTATGGATTAATAGGTATCGCTTTTGCTGAGTTAATAAGGGTATTAATTGTTGATTCAATCAAACTTAGAATTATAAAAAATATGATTGGAACTTCGTATAAGAGTATTTTTTATTCCTTTAGTAAGAACTTAATTAGTACAATTGTAATGAGTATTATTGTTGTATTTGTTGCTTCTTTATTAAATATTAACCCAATTGTTGATCTAGTCATATTGATTTTAATAGGTGTAACTATATACATACTCATGACTTTTTTAATTAATAGAGAAATGATGGATTGGGTGATAAAAAAAGCAAAATCAATATTAAAAAGATAA
- a CDS encoding SGNH/GDSL hydrolase family protein produces MKKLLVLTILLLSGAAIIFGHIHWNHKISAQGEEMLSEKEVIQEEIEEVKEAAQIDVTKLSSHLPEDLQEKIKTASEQDQSLHFVIYGTSEEKGTWSEKFVEKVKEAYGENLFTYSILSTGEQTTRDIVNEEAYQEVNELKPDILLFEAPMLRDNGDVGFGVDISLNNIQQMVDAWVETNQDLTLFVQPTQPLYNATHYPTEVAQLKGFVENNNLLYLNHWENWPELDDEKMKDYLDEVSRVNETGHEVWADYLGSYFVAE; encoded by the coding sequence GTGAAAAAGTTATTAGTTTTAACAATTCTCCTATTGAGCGGAGCTGCAATTATATTTGGTCATATCCATTGGAATCATAAAATTTCCGCTCAAGGTGAGGAAATGTTAAGTGAGAAAGAAGTTATACAGGAAGAAATAGAAGAGGTAAAAGAAGCAGCGCAAATAGATGTTACAAAGCTTTCCAGTCATCTACCGGAAGATCTTCAAGAAAAAATTAAGACAGCCTCAGAGCAAGACCAGTCATTACATTTTGTTATTTATGGGACGAGTGAAGAAAAGGGCACGTGGTCAGAAAAATTTGTCGAAAAGGTAAAAGAAGCCTACGGTGAAAATCTCTTTACTTATTCAATTCTCTCAACAGGAGAGCAAACGACAAGAGATATAGTTAATGAAGAAGCGTACCAAGAAGTGAATGAATTAAAGCCAGATATCCTCCTATTTGAAGCACCTATGTTAAGGGATAATGGCGACGTAGGCTTTGGGGTAGATATCTCGTTGAACAATATTCAACAAATGGTTGATGCTTGGGTAGAAACAAACCAAGATCTAACACTTTTTGTGCAGCCAACCCAACCATTGTATAATGCTACCCATTATCCTACAGAAGTAGCCCAGTTAAAGGGGTTTGTAGAAAATAATAACCTTCTTTATTTAAACCATTGGGAAAACTGGCCTGAATTGGATGATGAGAAAATGAAGGATTACTTAGATGAAGTTAGTCGAGTAAATGAGACTGGGCATGAGGTTTGGGCTGATTATTTGGGAAGTTATTTTGTAGCGGAGTGA
- the galE gene encoding UDP-glucose 4-epimerase GalE, producing MKVLVTGGAGYIGSHTCVELLNSGLDVIVVDNLLNSNKIALDRVEQITGKSIGFYKIDLLNEKALDDVFQENEIDAVIHFAGLKAVGESVAIPLAYYMNNVTSTLTLCNVMKKHNVKKLVFSSSATVYGLPETMPITEDFPLSATNPYGRTKLMIEEILRDLYLSDNEWSISLLRYFNPFGAHTSGLIGEDPNGIPNNLMPYVTQVAIGKLEILNIFGDDYDTKDGTGVRDYIHVTDLAEGHLKALDFILETRGVDAFNLGTGIGYTVLEMVHAFEKVSGKEVPYKIVDRRPGDIAVCYADAQKAKDAFGWEAKRELEQMCADSWKWQFNNPNGYQ from the coding sequence ATGAAAGTATTAGTTACAGGTGGTGCTGGATACATAGGAAGTCATACTTGTGTGGAATTGCTTAATTCTGGCTTAGATGTGATCGTAGTAGATAATCTCTTAAATAGTAATAAGATAGCATTAGATAGAGTTGAACAAATAACAGGAAAAAGCATTGGTTTCTATAAAATAGATTTACTTAATGAAAAAGCTTTAGATGATGTATTTCAGGAAAATGAGATTGACGCGGTTATTCATTTTGCAGGACTTAAAGCTGTGGGTGAATCAGTGGCCATTCCTTTAGCGTATTATATGAACAATGTTACAAGTACATTAACATTATGTAATGTTATGAAAAAGCATAATGTGAAAAAATTAGTTTTTAGTTCATCTGCAACAGTTTATGGATTACCTGAAACTATGCCAATAACAGAGGATTTCCCCCTTTCTGCAACAAATCCATATGGAAGAACAAAACTTATGATTGAAGAAATCCTTAGAGATCTCTACTTATCAGATAATGAATGGAGTATCTCATTGTTAAGATATTTTAATCCTTTTGGAGCTCATACTAGTGGATTGATTGGAGAAGATCCAAATGGTATACCAAATAATCTCATGCCTTATGTTACTCAAGTGGCTATAGGTAAATTGGAAATACTAAATATATTTGGGGATGATTACGATACTAAAGATGGTACTGGTGTAAGAGATTATATCCACGTTACTGACTTAGCTGAAGGCCATTTAAAGGCATTAGACTTCATACTTGAAACAAGAGGTGTAGATGCATTTAACTTAGGAACTGGAATAGGGTATACGGTTCTTGAGATGGTTCATGCATTTGAAAAGGTTTCTGGTAAAGAGGTTCCCTATAAAATAGTAGATCGTCGTCCCGGTGATATTGCTGTATGTTACGCAGATGCTCAAAAGGCCAAGGATGCTTTTGGGTGGGAAGCAAAGAGAGAGTTAGAACAAATGTGTGCAGATTCCTGGAAATGGCAATTTAATAATCCAAACGGATATCAATAG
- a CDS encoding LCP family protein: MNSRKNIKHKKKKKVLKKVLLILLLTLIAIVGYAVFQYYQGLQKSDSKSNMTETYAPEEFKGEKDINGKINVLLLGVDSRGEEKSRTDTIMVAQYDPEDNSARLVSIMRDTYVEIPDHKNYKINTANFLGGPELLRQTLKLNFDLDVQYYALIDFEGFAESVDALAPEGIEINVEKEMSKNIDVTLYPGLQKLNGKELLDFARFRHDAEGDFGRVKRQQQVINALKDELISFNGATKLPKMIGTIQPYFVTNMDTVDFLSLAKEVVLNPPAEIETLRIPIDNSYTNESYEHAGSVLEIDKEINTQALKDFLSGKPINETSGETLQTEENLIEEQQ; this comes from the coding sequence ATGAATTCAAGGAAGAACATAAAGCATAAAAAAAAGAAGAAGGTATTGAAAAAGGTCCTGTTAATACTGCTTTTAACTTTAATTGCTATAGTTGGTTATGCCGTTTTTCAATACTATCAAGGACTACAAAAAAGTGACAGCAAAAGCAATATGACTGAAACATACGCACCCGAGGAATTTAAAGGTGAAAAAGATATTAACGGTAAAATCAATGTGCTATTACTAGGTGTGGATTCTAGAGGGGAAGAAAAATCTCGAACTGATACTATAATGGTGGCACAATACGATCCTGAAGATAATTCAGCACGGCTTGTTTCAATTATGAGGGATACTTATGTTGAAATACCAGATCATAAGAATTATAAGATTAACACTGCAAATTTTCTAGGTGGACCTGAATTGTTAAGACAGACATTAAAATTAAACTTTGACCTTGATGTCCAATATTATGCATTAATTGACTTTGAAGGATTTGCTGAATCTGTTGATGCATTAGCACCAGAAGGTATTGAAATCAACGTTGAGAAGGAAATGTCAAAAAATATAGATGTTACATTATATCCAGGATTACAAAAGTTGAATGGTAAAGAATTATTAGACTTTGCAAGATTTAGACACGATGCAGAAGGAGATTTTGGTCGTGTTAAAAGACAGCAACAGGTTATAAATGCCCTTAAGGACGAATTGATAAGCTTTAATGGAGCAACAAAATTACCTAAAATGATTGGTACAATACAGCCATATTTTGTTACAAATATGGATACTGTAGACTTTTTATCACTAGCAAAAGAGGTTGTACTTAATCCACCTGCGGAAATTGAAACATTAAGAATTCCAATAGATAATTCTTATACGAATGAGTCATATGAGCATGCCGGTTCGGTACTTGAAATAGATAAAGAAATTAATACTCAAGCATTAAAGGATTTTCTATCTGGAAAACCAATTAATGAAACGTCTGGAGAAACATTACAAACGGAGGAAAACCTAATAGAAGAACAACAATAA
- a CDS encoding glycosyltransferase family 4 protein: MRVFMWPKINATNQYNKLLSDSLEAQDIEVHNFPRLNLENVKKLKGGDIFHMHWLHGTYQHQFFPFFLIKVVKMFFFLFLLKAKSVKIVWTLHNLYPHKYKFKMMEKLVRKCVTSVCNHIFVASDAIRERVLQEYSVPKNKITIIPHGHYVGVYQSQGINFRERYGINDEEFVYLFFGQIKPYKGVPNLVKSFQILDEKLKNQKKISVIVAGKPSDGAEVQTEKLQKENNPHVHLDIRFIPDEELHDLIQASNAVVLPFEEITTSGSAILALSLRKIVVAPRTRFLVEYLGDETAVLYNKDEKNGLAKAMEIAIQSERKFTKENFDKKIEQLSWEKISLQLKKIYKDL; this comes from the coding sequence ATGCGTGTTTTTATGTGGCCTAAAATCAATGCAACAAATCAATATAATAAGCTTCTATCAGATTCATTAGAAGCACAGGATATAGAAGTACATAATTTTCCAAGATTAAATCTTGAAAATGTAAAGAAATTAAAAGGAGGGGATATCTTCCATATGCATTGGCTACATGGAACGTATCAACATCAATTTTTCCCATTCTTTTTAATAAAAGTAGTAAAAATGTTCTTCTTTTTATTCTTACTAAAAGCAAAATCTGTAAAGATTGTTTGGACTTTACATAATTTATATCCTCATAAATATAAGTTTAAGATGATGGAAAAACTGGTCAGGAAATGTGTTACATCAGTTTGTAATCATATCTTTGTAGCGAGTGATGCGATACGTGAAAGGGTTTTACAGGAATATAGTGTACCAAAGAACAAAATAACCATAATCCCTCATGGACATTATGTAGGTGTATATCAATCTCAAGGAATTAATTTTAGAGAACGTTATGGAATTAATGATGAGGAATTTGTTTATTTATTTTTTGGCCAAATTAAACCTTATAAAGGTGTACCTAATTTAGTTAAATCCTTCCAAATCCTTGACGAAAAACTGAAAAACCAAAAGAAAATATCTGTTATCGTAGCCGGGAAGCCTTCTGATGGGGCTGAAGTACAAACTGAAAAGCTTCAAAAAGAAAATAATCCACATGTGCACTTAGATATAAGATTTATTCCTGATGAGGAACTCCATGATTTAATACAAGCATCAAATGCAGTTGTCCTTCCATTTGAAGAAATAACAACCTCTGGGTCAGCCATTCTAGCTTTATCTCTAAGGAAGATAGTAGTTGCTCCTCGTACTAGATTCTTAGTGGAATATCTAGGAGATGAGACAGCGGTCTTATATAATAAAGATGAAAAAAATGGCCTAGCAAAGGCGATGGAAATTGCAATTCAGTCTGAAAGAAAATTCACTAAAGAAAACTTCGATAAGAAGATTGAACAGTTATCATGGGAAAAAATATCGCTACAGTTAAAAAAGATCTATAAAGATCTATAA
- a CDS encoding sugar phosphate nucleotidyltransferase, whose product MRLVLLSGGSGKRLWPLSNDARSKQFLKVLENGSGQRVSMVQKVWGQLEELGLATSSVIATSKSQVEILKNQLGSNIRIVEEPERRDTFPAIALAASYLHTVEGASLDEVVAMLPVDPFVDSSFFNKIKELENALDKTSANLALIGVSPTFPSSKYGYIVPSENNEKDYKKVSYFQEKPTEQQAINLIEKNAYWNCGVFAFKLGYIIDIIKQKKCPIDYEELKNNYGKLPKISFDYEVVEKTSDIIVLPYEGYWKDLGTWNTLTEEMSTSTLGKVFKSEDSSNTHVVNELEIPVSVLGIKDAIIAASPDGILVSTKDASPRIKEVIGNLDQRPMYEERRWGWYKILDFAKQMNGNEVLTKKIYLKKGKNLSYQHHTKRIEVWTIIQGEAELIQDGRITDVKSGDIIKIPAYSKHAIRAMSDLEIIEVQSGEELVEEDIIRHNIEWEDILNSTINR is encoded by the coding sequence ATGAGATTAGTATTATTATCAGGTGGCTCAGGTAAGCGGCTTTGGCCTTTATCCAACGATGCTCGGTCAAAACAGTTTTTAAAAGTTCTCGAGAATGGTTCGGGACAGAGAGTATCAATGGTTCAAAAGGTTTGGGGACAATTGGAGGAATTAGGCTTAGCCACTTCCTCTGTTATTGCTACAAGTAAGTCTCAAGTTGAGATTTTAAAAAATCAGCTTGGGAGTAATATACGGATTGTGGAAGAGCCCGAAAGACGAGACACTTTCCCTGCTATTGCCTTAGCTGCTTCTTATCTACATACAGTTGAAGGGGCAAGCTTAGATGAAGTCGTAGCGATGCTTCCTGTTGATCCCTTTGTTGATTCGAGCTTTTTTAACAAAATCAAGGAATTAGAAAATGCATTAGACAAGACGAGTGCTAATCTAGCTCTAATAGGTGTTAGTCCAACCTTTCCATCTTCTAAATATGGATATATTGTTCCTAGTGAAAATAACGAAAAAGACTACAAAAAAGTAAGTTATTTTCAAGAGAAACCAACAGAACAACAGGCCATAAATTTAATTGAGAAAAATGCGTATTGGAACTGTGGTGTATTTGCATTCAAATTAGGATATATCATAGATATTATTAAACAGAAAAAATGTCCTATTGATTATGAGGAATTGAAAAATAATTACGGTAAATTACCTAAAATTAGTTTTGACTATGAAGTTGTCGAAAAAACCTCTGACATAATAGTATTACCATATGAAGGGTACTGGAAGGATTTAGGGACTTGGAATACATTAACTGAAGAAATGTCTACAAGTACTCTGGGTAAAGTGTTTAAGAGTGAGGATTCTTCCAATACACATGTTGTGAATGAGCTAGAAATCCCTGTTAGCGTTCTAGGGATTAAAGATGCCATCATAGCAGCTAGTCCCGATGGAATTCTAGTCTCCACAAAAGATGCTAGCCCAAGAATTAAGGAAGTCATTGGAAACCTAGACCAACGTCCAATGTATGAGGAGAGAAGATGGGGCTGGTATAAGATCTTGGATTTCGCTAAACAAATGAATGGTAACGAAGTTTTAACTAAAAAGATTTACTTGAAAAAAGGGAAAAATCTAAGTTATCAACATCATACGAAAAGAATTGAGGTTTGGACAATTATCCAAGGTGAGGCTGAACTTATCCAAGATGGAAGGATCACTGATGTCAAGAGTGGAGATATAATAAAAATTCCGGCCTATTCAAAACATGCTATTAGAGCTATGTCTGATCTGGAAATAATTGAAGTTCAATCAGGAGAAGAGTTAGTAGAGGAAGATATTATTAGACATAATATTGAATGGGAAGATATTTTAAACAGTACTATAAATAGATAA